In Streptomyces sp. NBC_00448, the following are encoded in one genomic region:
- a CDS encoding transcriptional regulator produces the protein MESLDERHREAQELIARARRELAGAAARNAFVELVEAGAAPRERLVRLVAEESLIVRSDRRSFALAASRFGGDDAAAELFLGLAQGETRALELLARLGSALDPAGPPAGAAGWRPSPAAQGYPHYLGWLVGSGTRSELALALLVNFGFWGGYCARLAEAVPPRHDLSAGDVEFFAFFSTLPPGFEIQATRLLQAGLDAGEDPSAALEAARLMQAYEAAFWQSLA, from the coding sequence GTGGAATCGCTCGACGAACGGCACCGCGAGGCACAGGAGTTGATCGCCCGGGCGCGGCGCGAGCTGGCCGGCGCCGCCGCGCGCAACGCGTTCGTGGAGCTGGTGGAGGCCGGCGCCGCGCCCCGGGAGCGGCTGGTCCGCCTGGTGGCGGAGGAGTCGTTGATCGTGCGCAGCGACCGGCGCAGCTTCGCCCTGGCGGCGTCGCGGTTCGGCGGCGACGATGCCGCGGCCGAGCTGTTCCTCGGCCTGGCGCAGGGCGAGACGCGGGCGTTGGAGCTGCTGGCGCGGCTGGGGTCGGCGCTCGATCCGGCGGGGCCGCCGGCCGGTGCGGCCGGGTGGCGGCCGTCGCCCGCCGCGCAGGGCTATCCGCACTATCTGGGCTGGCTGGTCGGGTCGGGCACACGCAGCGAGCTGGCGCTGGCGCTGCTGGTCAACTTCGGTTTCTGGGGCGGTTATTGCGCGCGTCTGGCGGAGGCCGTGCCGCCGCGCCACGACCTGTCCGCCGGCGACGTGGAGTTCTTCGCGTTCTTCTCGACCCTGCCGCCCGGCTTCGAGATCCAGGCGACCCGGCTGCTCCAGGCCGGCCTGGACGCGGGAGAGGACCCCTCGGCCGCGCTGGAGGCGGCGCGGCTGATGCAGGCGTACGAGGCCGCGTTCTGGCAGTCGCTGGCCTGA
- a CDS encoding DUF4232 domain-containing protein, translated as MRTNRKIAVTLAVAALVGAAGAGVAQASPAKGKSPAPSACRPANHLAKITQTANSAGHRHYRVTLTAPRGYESCTLAGSPTGVHFTNHDKSVKLTTKRYGSQHTKVTFGPGHPVHFDIQVPNNAHGLAANEASFTLQAPGGDIPGTSFADGKLTVAKGTLVGPVQRGA; from the coding sequence ATGCGTACCAACCGGAAGATTGCCGTCACCCTCGCCGTCGCCGCCCTGGTGGGGGCGGCCGGTGCGGGAGTCGCGCAGGCGTCGCCGGCCAAGGGCAAGAGCCCCGCCCCCTCCGCCTGCCGTCCGGCCAACCACCTCGCGAAGATCACCCAGACGGCCAACTCCGCGGGGCACCGGCACTACCGCGTCACCCTGACCGCGCCTCGCGGCTACGAGTCCTGCACGCTGGCCGGCTCGCCCACCGGCGTGCACTTCACGAACCACGACAAGAGCGTCAAGCTCACCACGAAGCGCTACGGCAGCCAGCACACCAAGGTGACCTTCGGCCCGGGCCACCCGGTGCACTTCGACATCCAGGTGCCCAACAACGCGCACGGCCTCGCCGCGAACGAGGCGTCGTTCACGCTCCAGGCCCCCGGCGGCGACATCCCCGGCACGTCCTTCGCCGACGGCAAGCTCACGGTCGCCAAGGGCACCCTGGTCGGCCCGGTCCAGCGCGGCGCCTGA
- a CDS encoding glycoside hydrolase family 3 C-terminal domain-containing protein yields the protein MRRRTPYLAALALVAGGSGLLGAVSAPTAQAAPTAADACPWVHSTAPIPDRVAQVLAQMTTAQKVALATGTGGSSYVGFTPAIPALCIPAMTLEDGPAGVADGMNDVTQLPAPVSVASTWDTAAEQTYGQVIGSDQAAKGTTVDLGPTINIDRDPRWGRAFESIGEDPYLNGQLGAADIRGVQSTGVMAQVKHLAVYNQETNRNTPSDDAVISDKALQEIYLPAFQDAVQQGAASSVMCSYSTINGTYACQNPDLLNSTLRGQFGFQGFVTSDWGATHSTAASANSGLDQDMPGNDGYYGTALSNAVGSGAVSQATLDTMATRILTEMFAFGQFDKAPSGSPGAVATSTANKTAATQLSAEGTVLLKNSGGVLPFGSGTSSIAVIGSDASTSPQTAGGGSAAVNSSGTVTPLQGITARAGSGVSVKYDSGSDTGSAASLAAASSVAVVFASDFESEGSDLGGIDLPASENNLISAVAAANPNTVVVLNTGSAVTMPWLNSVKGVMEAWYPGQNDGTAIASLLFGDSNPSGHLPVTFPTSLSQVPAHTTAQWPGAGGQVQYSEGVDVGYRYYDANNLTPLFPFGYGLSYTSFAFSDLHVGALAAGGAATVTATVTNTGARAGADVAQLYVSRPAGNGEPPRQLEGFARVDLQPGASQTVSFPVTQQNLRSYDASSDAWTTATGSYGISVGDSDGNLPLTGTLDVTSAQLGTPLTVTAPGAQEGLTGAAVSVQVAAHDTTAGQTPSFTATGLPAGTAISSSGAITGIPTKAGTSTVTVTAHDGAGASASTTFLWTVVPADAALAGQLVGYQGLCLDVNAANSADGTKVDVYTCNGTAAQQWTVGSDNTVRALGKCLDITSAGTANGTKVQLYTCNGTGAQVWQPQADGALLNPSSGRCLDDTDESTTPGTQVQIWDCTGAANQVWKQG from the coding sequence GTGAGACGGCGAACGCCGTATCTCGCCGCCCTGGCCCTGGTGGCCGGCGGCTCCGGCCTGCTCGGCGCCGTCTCCGCCCCCACCGCGCAGGCCGCCCCCACCGCGGCCGACGCCTGCCCCTGGGTGCACTCCACCGCACCGATTCCCGACCGGGTCGCGCAGGTGCTGGCGCAGATGACGACCGCCCAGAAGGTGGCACTGGCCACCGGCACCGGCGGCTCCAGCTACGTCGGGTTCACACCGGCGATCCCCGCGCTGTGCATCCCGGCGATGACCCTGGAGGACGGCCCGGCCGGCGTCGCCGACGGCATGAACGACGTCACCCAACTGCCCGCACCGGTCAGCGTCGCGTCCACCTGGGACACCGCGGCCGAGCAGACGTACGGCCAGGTGATCGGCAGCGATCAGGCCGCCAAGGGCACCACCGTCGACCTCGGCCCGACCATCAACATCGACCGCGACCCGCGCTGGGGCCGCGCCTTCGAGTCGATCGGCGAGGACCCTTACCTCAACGGCCAGTTGGGCGCCGCCGACATCAGGGGCGTGCAGTCCACGGGGGTGATGGCCCAGGTCAAGCACCTGGCCGTCTACAACCAGGAGACCAACCGCAACACCCCCTCGGACGACGCGGTGATCAGCGACAAGGCGCTGCAGGAGATCTACCTGCCGGCCTTCCAGGACGCGGTGCAGCAGGGCGCGGCCTCCTCCGTGATGTGCTCCTACAGCACCATCAACGGCACCTACGCCTGCCAGAACCCCGACCTGCTGAACAGCACGCTGCGCGGGCAGTTCGGCTTCCAGGGTTTCGTGACCTCCGACTGGGGCGCCACCCACTCCACCGCCGCCTCGGCCAACTCCGGCCTGGACCAGGACATGCCGGGCAACGACGGCTACTACGGCACCGCGCTGAGCAACGCGGTCGGCTCCGGGGCGGTCAGCCAGGCCACGCTCGACACGATGGCCACCCGCATCCTCACCGAGATGTTCGCGTTCGGCCAGTTCGACAAGGCGCCGTCCGGCTCGCCGGGTGCGGTCGCCACCAGCACCGCGAACAAGACCGCGGCGACCCAGCTCTCCGCCGAGGGCACCGTCCTGCTGAAGAACAGCGGCGGCGTCCTGCCGTTCGGCTCGGGCACCTCCTCGATCGCGGTCATCGGCTCGGACGCCTCCACCAGCCCTCAGACCGCCGGCGGCGGCAGCGCGGCGGTCAACTCCAGCGGCACCGTGACCCCGTTGCAGGGCATCACCGCCCGGGCCGGCAGCGGCGTCAGCGTCAAGTACGACAGCGGTTCCGACACCGGCTCTGCCGCCTCGCTCGCCGCGGCCTCGTCGGTCGCGGTGGTCTTCGCCAGCGACTTCGAGTCCGAGGGCAGCGACCTGGGCGGCATCGACCTGCCTGCCTCGGAGAACAACCTGATCTCGGCGGTGGCCGCCGCCAACCCGAACACTGTGGTGGTGCTCAACACCGGCTCCGCCGTGACGATGCCCTGGCTGAACTCCGTGAAGGGCGTCATGGAGGCGTGGTACCCGGGCCAGAACGACGGCACCGCGATCGCCTCGCTGCTCTTCGGCGACAGCAACCCCTCCGGCCACCTCCCGGTGACCTTCCCCACCTCGCTGTCCCAGGTCCCCGCGCACACCACCGCGCAGTGGCCCGGCGCCGGCGGGCAGGTGCAGTACTCCGAGGGCGTCGACGTCGGCTACCGCTACTACGACGCCAACAACCTCACGCCGCTCTTCCCGTTCGGCTACGGCCTGTCGTACACCAGCTTCGCCTTCAGCGACCTGCACGTGGGCGCCCTGGCGGCGGGCGGCGCGGCCACCGTGACCGCGACCGTCACCAACACCGGCGCGCGGGCCGGCGCCGACGTCGCCCAGCTCTACGTCAGCCGACCGGCCGGCAACGGCGAACCGCCCCGGCAGCTGGAGGGCTTCGCCCGGGTGGACCTCCAGCCCGGCGCCAGCCAGACCGTCAGCTTCCCCGTCACCCAGCAGAACCTGCGCAGCTACGACGCCTCGTCCGACGCCTGGACCACCGCGACCGGCTCCTACGGCATCTCGGTCGGCGACTCCGACGGCAACCTGCCGCTGACCGGCACCCTGGACGTCACGTCGGCGCAGCTCGGCACGCCGCTGACCGTCACCGCGCCGGGCGCGCAGGAGGGCCTCACCGGCGCCGCGGTGTCCGTGCAGGTCGCCGCGCACGACACCACCGCCGGGCAGACCCCGTCCTTCACCGCCACCGGGCTGCCGGCCGGTACCGCGATCTCGTCCTCGGGCGCGATCACCGGCATCCCGACCAAGGCCGGCACCAGCACGGTGACCGTCACCGCCCACGACGGCGCGGGCGCGAGCGCCTCGACCACCTTCCTGTGGACGGTGGTGCCCGCGGACGCGGCGCTGGCCGGTCAACTCGTCGGCTACCAGGGCCTGTGCCTGGACGTGAACGCCGCGAACTCCGCCGACGGCACGAAGGTCGACGTCTACACCTGCAACGGCACCGCCGCCCAGCAGTGGACGGTCGGCAGCGACAACACGGTGCGGGCGCTCGGCAAGTGCCTGGACATCACGTCGGCGGGCACCGCCAACGGCACGAAGGTGCAGCTTTACACCTGCAACGGGACCGGTGCGCAGGTCTGGCAGCCGCAGGCCGACGGGGCGCTGCTCAACCCGAGTTCGGGGAGGTGCCTGGACGACACCGACGAGTCCACCACTCCCGGGACCCAGGTGCAGATCTGGGACTGCACCGGCGCGGCCAACCAGGTCTGGAAGCAGGGCTAG
- a CDS encoding 16S rRNA (uracil(1498)-N(3))-methyltransferase has product MTAPVFLVGPDALDGSPATVRLDGAEGRHAVSVRRLQVGEEIVLTDGTGRGASGVVAAVTGKDVLDVEVREPRAEPAPAVSVTVVQALPKGDRGELAVETMTEAGVDALVPWAAARCVTQWRGERGAKSLAKWRSTAREAAKQARRLRFPSVAEQVTTRQLCALLAAADFAAVLHEEGSAPLAGARLPTTGSVVLVVGPEGGVAPEELALFADAGAAAYRLGPTVLRTSTAGVAAVSVLMARTGRWS; this is encoded by the coding sequence ATGACCGCCCCTGTCTTCCTGGTCGGCCCCGACGCGCTCGACGGCTCCCCGGCGACGGTACGGCTCGACGGCGCGGAGGGCCGGCACGCGGTGTCGGTGCGGCGGCTCCAGGTCGGGGAGGAGATCGTGCTGACCGACGGGACCGGGCGCGGGGCGAGCGGCGTGGTCGCCGCGGTCACCGGCAAGGACGTCCTCGACGTCGAGGTGCGCGAGCCGCGCGCCGAGCCGGCGCCGGCCGTGTCGGTCACCGTCGTCCAGGCGCTGCCCAAGGGCGACCGCGGCGAACTCGCCGTGGAGACCATGACCGAGGCCGGGGTGGACGCGCTGGTGCCGTGGGCGGCGGCCCGCTGCGTGACGCAGTGGCGCGGCGAGCGCGGCGCGAAGTCCCTGGCGAAGTGGCGCTCCACCGCCCGGGAGGCCGCCAAGCAGGCCCGGCGGCTGCGGTTCCCTTCGGTCGCCGAGCAGGTGACGACACGTCAGCTCTGCGCGCTGCTCGCCGCCGCCGACTTCGCCGCGGTGCTCCACGAGGAGGGCTCCGCCCCGCTGGCCGGCGCCCGACTCCCCACCACCGGTTCCGTGGTGCTGGTGGTCGGCCCCGAGGGCGGCGTCGCCCCGGAAGAGCTGGCCCTGTTCGCGGACGCCGGCGCGGCCGCCTACCGGCTGGGCCCCACGGTGCTGCGCACCTCGACAGCGGGGGTGGCGGCGGTGTCCGTGCTGATGGCCCGAACGGGCCGTTGGTCGTAG
- a CDS encoding nitronate monooxygenase, with product MPALTDLSSYSAYPIVQAPMAGGASNPRLAAAVAGAGALGFLAAGYKTSEAMYQEIRQLRDATSQPFGVNLFMPQPGTVDPSAVEVYAEQLAGEAAWYGTALGDPEAGSDDGYDAKVAILLEDPVPMVSFTFGCPDRTVLDAFAKAGTYTVVTVTTPAEALAAQWAGADALCVQGVEAGGHQGTHRDDPQLDGTGFGLLSLITQVREAVQLPMIAAGGLMRGEQIAAVLAAGASAAALGTAFLVCPESGASALHKRAVTDPVYARTELTRAFTGRPARGLLNRFVREHGRYAPAGYPQVHHLTQPVRRAAADLGDPQAMALWAGQGHRLARELSAGALVETLVAELHAAQGAHA from the coding sequence ATGCCCGCGTTGACCGATCTCTCCTCCTACTCGGCGTACCCGATCGTGCAGGCCCCGATGGCCGGCGGCGCGTCCAACCCGCGGCTGGCGGCCGCGGTGGCGGGCGCCGGCGCCCTCGGCTTCCTCGCCGCCGGGTACAAGACGTCCGAGGCGATGTACCAGGAGATCCGGCAGCTGCGGGACGCCACGTCGCAACCCTTCGGGGTGAACTTGTTCATGCCGCAGCCCGGCACCGTCGATCCGTCCGCGGTCGAGGTCTACGCCGAGCAACTCGCCGGCGAGGCCGCCTGGTACGGCACGGCGCTCGGCGACCCGGAGGCGGGCTCCGACGACGGGTACGACGCCAAGGTGGCGATCCTGCTGGAGGACCCGGTGCCGATGGTGAGCTTCACCTTCGGCTGCCCCGACCGGACCGTGCTGGACGCGTTCGCGAAGGCCGGCACCTACACCGTCGTCACCGTCACCACGCCCGCGGAGGCGCTGGCCGCGCAGTGGGCCGGGGCCGACGCGCTGTGCGTGCAGGGCGTCGAGGCCGGCGGCCACCAGGGCACCCACCGCGACGACCCCCAACTCGACGGCACCGGTTTCGGATTGCTGTCGCTGATCACGCAGGTCCGCGAGGCGGTGCAACTGCCGATGATCGCCGCCGGCGGGCTGATGCGCGGCGAGCAGATCGCCGCCGTGCTCGCCGCGGGCGCCTCCGCGGCCGCGCTCGGCACCGCGTTCCTGGTCTGCCCGGAGTCCGGCGCGTCCGCCCTGCACAAGCGGGCGGTCACGGACCCGGTGTACGCCCGTACCGAGTTGACCCGCGCGTTCACCGGCCGCCCGGCCCGCGGCCTGCTCAACCGCTTCGTCCGCGAGCACGGCCGCTACGCCCCGGCCGGCTACCCGCAAGTGCACCACCTGACCCAACCCGTTCGCCGGGCCGCGGCCGACCTCGGCGACCCGCAGGCGATGGCGCTGTGGGCCGGGCAGGGCCACCGGCTGGCCCGGGAGCTGTCGGCGGGCGCGCTCGTGGAGACCCTGGTCGCCGAACTCCACGCCGCTCAGGGGGCCCACGCATGA
- the dnaJ gene encoding molecular chaperone DnaJ gives MATDYYAVLGVRRDAGPDEIKKAFRRLARELHPDVNPDPKTQERFKEINAAYEVLSDPQKKQVYDLGGDPLSAAGGGGGPGGFGAGFGNFSDIMDAFFGQSSQRGPRSRTRRGQDAMIRLEIELDEAAFGTTKDIQVDTAVTCGTCNGEGAAPGTSAQTCDMCRGRGEVSQVTRSFLGQVMTSRPCPQCQGFGTVVPTPCPECAGDGRVRSRRTLTVKIPAGVDNGTRIQLAGEGEVGPGGGPAGDLYVEIRELPHAVFQRRGDDLHCTVTIPMTAAALGTKCPLETLDGLEEVDVRPGTQSGQSIPLHQRGITHLRGGGRGDLIVHVEVVTPHKLDADQEDLLRRLAKLRGEERPTGQFAPGQQGLFSRLKDAFNGR, from the coding sequence GTGGCCACGGACTACTACGCCGTACTCGGCGTACGCCGCGACGCGGGCCCGGACGAGATCAAGAAGGCCTTCCGCCGCCTCGCCCGCGAACTGCACCCGGACGTCAATCCGGACCCGAAGACGCAGGAGCGGTTCAAGGAGATCAACGCGGCCTACGAGGTCCTCTCCGACCCGCAGAAGAAGCAGGTCTACGACCTCGGCGGCGACCCGCTGTCCGCCGCGGGCGGGGGCGGCGGCCCGGGCGGCTTCGGCGCGGGCTTCGGCAACTTCAGCGACATCATGGACGCCTTCTTCGGGCAGTCCTCGCAGCGCGGCCCGCGCTCGCGCACCCGGCGCGGCCAGGACGCGATGATCCGGCTGGAGATCGAGCTGGACGAGGCCGCGTTCGGCACCACCAAGGACATCCAGGTGGACACCGCGGTCACCTGCGGCACCTGCAACGGGGAGGGCGCCGCGCCCGGCACCTCCGCGCAGACCTGCGACATGTGCCGCGGTCGCGGCGAGGTCTCGCAGGTCACCCGCTCCTTCCTCGGCCAGGTCATGACCTCGCGGCCGTGCCCGCAGTGCCAGGGCTTCGGCACCGTGGTGCCCACCCCGTGCCCGGAGTGCGCGGGCGACGGCCGGGTGCGCTCCCGGCGGACCCTGACGGTGAAGATCCCGGCCGGCGTCGACAACGGCACCCGCATCCAGCTCGCCGGCGAGGGTGAGGTCGGCCCCGGCGGCGGCCCGGCCGGCGACCTGTACGTGGAGATCCGCGAGCTGCCGCACGCGGTCTTCCAGCGCCGCGGCGACGACCTGCACTGCACCGTCACCATCCCGATGACCGCGGCCGCGCTCGGCACCAAGTGCCCGCTGGAGACGCTGGACGGCCTTGAGGAGGTCGACGTGCGGCCCGGCACCCAGTCCGGCCAGTCGATCCCGCTGCACCAGCGCGGCATCACCCACCTGCGCGGCGGCGGGCGCGGCGACCTCATCGTGCACGTCGAGGTGGTCACCCCGCACAAGCTCGACGCCGACCAGGAGGACCTGCTGCGGCGGCTGGCGAAGCTGCGTGGCGAGGAGCGGCCCACCGGGCAGTTCGCGCCCGGCCAGCAGGGGCTGTTCTCCCGGCTGAAGGACGCCTTCAACGGGCGGTGA
- the hrcA gene encoding heat-inducible transcriptional repressor HrcA: protein MLSERRLEVLRAIVQDYVGTEEPVGSKALTERHSLGVSPATVRNDMAVLEDEGYIAQPHTSAGRIPTDKGYRLFVDKLAGVKPLSGAERRAIQNFLEGAVDLDDVVARTVRLLAQLTRQVAVVQYPSLTRSSVRHVELLSLAPARAMLVLITDTGRVEQRIIDCPGPVGETVLADLRARLNSRVTGCRFPEVPPLVQDLADSFDPDDRPSVATVLATLLETLVEEKEERIMLGGAANLTRFHHDFPLTIRPVLEALEEQMVLLKLLGETADGTMTVRIGHENFHEGLNSTSVVAVGYGSGDEAVAKLGVVGPTRMDYPGTMGAVRAVARYVGQILAES from the coding sequence ATGTTGAGCGAACGCAGGCTGGAAGTGCTGCGTGCCATCGTTCAGGACTACGTCGGCACCGAGGAACCGGTCGGTTCCAAGGCGCTCACCGAGCGGCACTCGCTGGGAGTGTCCCCGGCCACCGTGCGCAACGACATGGCGGTCCTGGAGGACGAGGGGTACATCGCGCAGCCCCACACCAGCGCCGGCCGTATCCCCACCGACAAGGGCTACCGGCTCTTCGTCGACAAGCTCGCCGGCGTCAAGCCGCTGTCGGGCGCCGAGCGGCGCGCCATCCAGAACTTCCTCGAAGGCGCCGTCGACCTCGACGACGTGGTGGCCCGCACCGTGCGGCTGCTCGCGCAGCTCACCCGGCAGGTCGCCGTCGTGCAGTACCCGTCGCTGACCCGCTCGTCGGTGCGCCATGTGGAACTGCTCTCGCTCGCGCCGGCCCGGGCGATGCTCGTGCTGATCACCGACACCGGCCGGGTCGAGCAGCGGATCATCGACTGCCCGGGGCCGGTCGGCGAGACGGTCCTCGCTGACCTGCGCGCCCGGCTCAACAGCCGTGTCACCGGCTGCCGTTTCCCCGAAGTGCCGCCGCTGGTGCAGGACCTGGCGGACAGCTTCGACCCCGACGACCGCCCGTCGGTCGCCACGGTGCTCGCCACCCTCCTCGAAACCCTCGTCGAGGAGAAGGAGGAGCGGATCATGCTGGGCGGCGCGGCCAACCTGACCCGGTTCCACCACGACTTCCCGCTCACGATCCGGCCGGTGCTCGAAGCGCTCGAGGAGCAGATGGTGCTCCTCAAACTCCTCGGGGAGACCGCCGACGGCACCATGACGGTCCGGATCGGGCATGAGAATTTTCACGAGGGCCTCAATTCCACCTCCGTGGTGGCGGTCGGCTACGGTTCGGGCGACGAGGCAGTCGCCAAGCTAGGCGTGGTCGGACCGACCCGCATGGACTACCCCGGAACGATGGGAGCGGTACGCGCAGTGGCACGTTACGTCGGACAGATCCTGGCGGAGTCGTAG
- a CDS encoding MBL fold metallo-hydrolase, giving the protein MSDEDSGSVWEHLAPGVARRRLPHLDVTIGLVVGADGVLLVDTGSTLREGAELRAQAEALTGRPVTHVVLTHGHFDHVFGTAAFPDAEVYGHRALDGLLRREGDVLRADAVAHGTDPAEAADAADALRRPTHPVADRLALDLGDRPVLLVHPGRGHTDHDLVVHVPGATASDPTVVFCGDLVEESGEPQAGPDAHSAEWPTTLDALLALGGETARYVPGHGAVVDARFVRGLRDALTP; this is encoded by the coding sequence GTGAGCGATGAGGACAGCGGGTCGGTGTGGGAGCACCTCGCGCCGGGAGTCGCCAGGCGGCGGCTGCCGCACCTCGACGTGACCATCGGGCTGGTGGTCGGCGCGGACGGGGTGCTGCTGGTCGACACCGGGTCCACGCTGCGCGAGGGGGCGGAGCTGCGCGCCCAGGCCGAGGCGCTGACCGGCCGCCCGGTCACCCACGTGGTGCTCACCCACGGGCACTTCGACCACGTCTTCGGCACCGCGGCCTTCCCGGACGCCGAGGTGTACGGGCATCGCGCGCTCGACGGTCTGCTGCGGCGCGAGGGAGACGTCCTGCGCGCGGACGCGGTGGCGCACGGCACCGACCCCGCGGAGGCGGCCGACGCGGCCGACGCGCTGCGCCGCCCGACGCACCCGGTCGCCGACCGGCTCGCCCTCGATCTCGGCGACCGCCCGGTACTGCTGGTCCACCCCGGCCGCGGGCACACCGACCACGACCTCGTCGTGCACGTGCCCGGCGCCACCGCCAGCGATCCCACGGTGGTCTTCTGCGGGGACCTCGTCGAGGAGTCCGGCGAGCCCCAGGCCGGCCCCGACGCCCACTCGGCGGAGTGGCCGACCACCCTCGACGCCCTCCTCGCCCTCGGGGGCGAGACGGCCCGCTACGTCCCCGGCCACGGCGCGGTGGTCGACGCCCGCTTTGTCCGCGGGTTGCGGGATGCCCTGACCCCCTAG
- a CDS encoding DUF3097 domain-containing protein: MRSRSYDPDLTPPWKKSDAAPEVAAERDLVVEEVSTGFCGAVVRVEKTAEGLTVTLEDRFGKLRVFPMAPRGFLIDGRTVTLVRPRAAAPAPRGPLLSASGSIAVTDAKARVARAGRIYVEGRHDAELVERVWGHDLRVEGVVVEYLEGVDDLPAIVSAFSPGPDARLGVLVDHLVPGSKESRIASSVTGADVLVVGHPYIDVWEAVKPSSVGIPEWPRVPRGEDWKTGVCRALGWTDLTTGEAWQRILASVASYKDLKPELLGAVEHLIDFVTAP; this comes from the coding sequence ATGCGTAGCAGGAGTTATGACCCTGACCTCACCCCGCCCTGGAAGAAGTCCGACGCGGCGCCGGAGGTGGCCGCGGAGCGGGACCTGGTGGTCGAAGAGGTGAGCACGGGGTTCTGCGGAGCCGTGGTCCGGGTCGAGAAGACCGCCGAGGGCCTGACCGTGACGTTGGAGGACCGCTTCGGCAAGCTGCGGGTGTTCCCGATGGCGCCGCGCGGCTTCCTGATCGACGGCCGCACCGTGACCCTCGTACGCCCGCGCGCGGCCGCACCGGCCCCGCGCGGCCCGCTGCTGTCGGCGTCGGGCTCGATCGCCGTGACGGACGCGAAGGCACGGGTCGCCCGGGCCGGGCGGATCTACGTGGAGGGCCGCCACGACGCGGAGCTGGTGGAGCGGGTGTGGGGCCACGACCTGCGGGTCGAGGGCGTCGTCGTGGAGTACCTGGAGGGCGTCGACGACCTGCCCGCGATCGTCTCGGCGTTCTCCCCCGGCCCGGACGCCCGCCTCGGCGTGCTGGTGGACCACCTGGTGCCGGGCTCCAAGGAGTCCCGGATCGCATCGTCGGTCACCGGCGCCGACGTGCTGGTGGTCGGCCACCCGTACATCGACGTGTGGGAGGCCGTGAAACCGTCGTCGGTCGGCATCCCGGAGTGGCCCCGGGTGCCGCGCGGCGAGGACTGGAAGACGGGCGTGTGCCGGGCGCTGGGCTGGACGGACCTGACCACGGGCGAGGCGTGGCAGCGCATCCTGGCGTCGGTGGCGTCGTACAAGGACCTCAAGCCCGAGCTGCTGGGGGCCGTGGAGCACCTGATCGACTTCGTGACGGCGCCGTAG
- the hemW gene encoding radical SAM family heme chaperone HemW translates to MPSVLPEGEPVPADGGLPPSAFEGVEDRPLGFYLHVPYCATRCGYCDFNTYTASELRGSGGALASRENYADVLAEEVRLARKVLGDDPREVSTVFVGGGTPTLLPAADLGRMLAAIRAEFGLAADAEVTTEANPESVDPVYLAELRAAGFNRISFGMQSARQHVLKVLDRTHTPGRPEACVAEARAAGFEHVNLDLIYGTPGESDQDWHASLDAAIGAEPDHVSAYALIVEEGTGLARRIRRGEVPMTDDDVHADRYLITEERLSAAGFGWYEVSNWATGPAARCRHNELYWTGADWWGAGPGAHSHVGGVRWWNAKHPGAYAQALAEGRTPGVGRELLGAEDRRVERVLLELRLADGCPLAILAEQGAKAAARAVRDGLLEPGPYAEGRAVLTLRGRLLADAVVRDLVD, encoded by the coding sequence ATGCCTTCCGTACTCCCCGAGGGGGAACCCGTGCCCGCGGACGGCGGTCTGCCGCCTTCCGCGTTCGAGGGCGTCGAAGACCGCCCGCTCGGGTTCTACCTGCATGTGCCGTACTGCGCCACGAGGTGCGGGTACTGCGACTTCAACACGTACACCGCGAGCGAGCTGCGGGGCTCGGGCGGGGCGCTGGCGTCGCGGGAGAACTACGCGGACGTGCTGGCGGAGGAGGTGCGGCTGGCCCGGAAGGTGCTGGGCGACGACCCCCGCGAGGTCAGCACCGTGTTCGTCGGCGGCGGCACTCCCACGCTGCTGCCGGCCGCCGACCTCGGCCGGATGCTCGCCGCGATCAGGGCGGAGTTCGGGCTCGCCGCCGACGCCGAGGTGACCACGGAGGCGAACCCGGAGTCCGTCGACCCGGTCTATCTGGCCGAACTGCGGGCCGCCGGCTTCAACCGGATCTCGTTCGGCATGCAGAGCGCCCGGCAGCACGTGCTGAAGGTGCTGGACCGCACGCACACCCCCGGCCGCCCCGAGGCGTGCGTCGCCGAGGCCCGCGCCGCCGGGTTCGAGCACGTGAACCTCGACCTGATCTACGGCACCCCCGGCGAGAGCGACCAGGACTGGCACGCGTCGCTGGACGCGGCGATCGGCGCCGAGCCCGACCACGTCTCGGCGTACGCGCTGATCGTGGAGGAGGGCACCGGGCTGGCCCGCCGCATCCGGCGCGGCGAGGTGCCGATGACCGACGACGACGTGCACGCCGACCGCTACCTGATCACCGAGGAGCGGCTGTCGGCCGCGGGCTTCGGCTGGTACGAGGTCTCGAACTGGGCCACCGGGCCCGCCGCGCGCTGCCGCCACAACGAGCTGTACTGGACCGGCGCGGACTGGTGGGGCGCGGGTCCCGGCGCGCACAGCCACGTCGGCGGGGTGCGCTGGTGGAACGCCAAGCACCCGGGCGCCTACGCGCAGGCCCTCGCCGAGGGGCGCACCCCCGGGGTCGGCCGGGAACTGCTCGGCGCGGAGGACCGGCGGGTGGAGCGGGTCCTGCTGGAGCTGAGGCTCGCCGACGGCTGCCCGCTGGCGATCCTCGCGGAACAGGGCGCGAAGGCCGCCGCCCGCGCGGTAAGGGACGGTCTCCTGGAGCCCGGCCCTTACGCGGAGGGCCGCGCCGTCCTCACGCTGCGCGGCCGGCTGCTCGCCGACGCCGTGGTCAGGGACCTGGTCGACTGA